In the genome of Ptychodera flava strain L36383 chromosome 13, AS_Pfla_20210202, whole genome shotgun sequence, one region contains:
- the LOC139147743 gene encoding sal-like protein 3 isoform X15 produces the protein MSRRKQAKPQHLGSDQDTSTLLENGSRNDEHNDNLQSEEESDEETGGDVHVCGRCRREFIVISDFLQHKKTCSKKRIVLIFDEDEHVSENDDGPNKLNGHIKRIKTDNDVKTNQDDGRINSSEISKSDKNEDVQESTNKDEAMDCTSPESMRDNHENTNDSTTSLPLTSSCVSLENLENTHVAVAQFPTMLPLPLPASSAQHSQNVASLQEQLYALQQQQYQQLHLIQHMQHQLLSLTTVAPMAHPPSVMTTTTAPPPPPPPSLPPTPHSALSPPTSVSTPSTPHSSENNPPTFSSLPAPPAPPPPPPPPPPLTHQQVPLPAVTSTHSTMQQPNQPKQQPQPQPHQQQPPQPQPVKTSQHQVLQGPPQLPPSCLSHTAPSSTILPPTSAFPFNQHPTPFEILQQTAMSSPNPLLPPTIQQMNVNMVPMHRKGKPPNVAVYDPKIRDDDPFFKHKCRFCHKVFGSDSALQIHVRSHTGERPFKCNICGNRFSTKGNLKVHFQRHQTKYPHIQMDGRPHPQTPPDMSSRKAFTFPGYHLPIPTIPSDIAKLPVSLPEHGTSPSLPVTSPSLPSNATNPSMPSPSTGESASLSNNTAENKESIPGEEDDYSENTETGNGETMKTEMTSSEDEFSVGDKGETEMNDTNQMTTSAEAPKSPADETTKPFWTSSPSRPLSDAGSVTTVVSAMSIPQMSVPNIPKSDPAITSQSLLPKTTITSPFSSILDNNVKTSETSKLQQLVENIEQKLTDPNQCVICHRILSCKSALQMHYRTHTGERPYKCKLCTRAFTTKGNLKTHYGVHRAKPPMRVFHKCPVCHKQFTNALVLQQHIRMHTGDMPHHIPPEVYTTPEMHQMHDFDQMMEESMEAAESEEHARAGIEERVERAMSADGLAEESESINNEMASKGSPISLRDEGAQAEESTSVASPTAASTASLSTHHNSVASPVATGAASLNALENQVRSIASVITRPPVGGVKSVDSIANALHHNATSVVSSNKSRSMASPHTSYSVDSPTTTNSPTSSFNMEPATSESGSLSPGLKNDELSDTPLQIDESYANENGALDLSSKPTESSNPSPMSSSSHPLNTSAPASPHGIPLSPSDGMVRLPTYTRRGASNTTCNVCGKVFACASALEIHYRSHTKERPFLCDICDKGFSTRGNLKQHMLTHKIRDLPSQIFDTNIAASAIYNISNGNGRVPMPPQNNRAIENIQPKPRHQCASCGKQFQSDSALQIHTRTHTGEKPYQCNVCSRSFTTKGNLKVHMGTHMWNGGATRRGRRMTIEPPMILSPKEGEIFRSDFLGRRPMDGTFFQYPTLTNGIPMKPNEISVIQNHSPMLAHAHIPETSMAEFIKKENLMYEMKNEGAAIKVSENARQ, from the coding sequence GTTCTAGAAACGACGAACACAATGATAACCTACAGAGTGAAGAAGAAAGTGACGAAGAGACCGGCGGTGATGTCCATGTATGCGGCAGATGTCGCAGGGAGTTCATCGTCATCTCTGATTTCCTCCAACACAAAAAGACATGCTCCAAGAAGCGTATTGTACTGATCTTCGATGAAGACGAACACGTCAGCGAAAACGATGACGGCCCAAATAAACTTAACGGTCATATCAAACGGATCAAGACTGACAACGATGTAAAAACTAATCAAGACGACGGAAGGATCAATTCTTCTGAAATTAGCAAATCTGATAAGAATGAAGATGTTCAAGAATCGACCAATAAGGATGAAGCTATGGACTGTACAAGCCCAGAATCCATGAGAGATAATCACGAAAATACAAATGATAGCACAACAAGTCTACCTCTTACTAGTAGCTGCGTCTCATTGGAGAATCTTGAGAACACGCATGTTGCAGTGGCCCAGTTTCCAACGATGCTACCACTGCCATTGCCAGCATCAAGTGCACAGCATTCCCAGAATGTTGCCTCCCTCCAAGAGCAGTTGTATGCCTTGCAGCAGCAGCAGTACCAGCAGCTCCACCTTATCCAACATATGCAGCACCAGTTGCTGAGCCTCACGACGGTGGCACCGATGGCGCATCCACCCTCAGttatgacaacaacaacagcaccgccgccaccaccaccaccatcattaCCTCCAACACCTCATTCAGCTCTGTCGCCCCCTACCAGCGTTAGTACTCCATCTACTCCACACAGCTCCGAAAATAATCCTCCGACATTTTCCTCGCTTCCGGCTCCACCTGCTCCGCCACCTCCTCCTCCTCCGCCACCACCATTGACTCATCAGCAGGTGCCATTACCAGCTGTTACTTCCACTCACAGCACCATGCAGCAGCCGAACCAACCGAAGCAGCAGCCGCAGCCGCAGCCACATCAGCAGCAGCCACCACAACCACAGCCTGTCAAGACCAGCCAACATCAGGTATTACAAGGTCCACCACAGCTACCACCATCCTGTCTGAGCCACACGGCGCCAAGTTCAACCATCCTACCGCCCACCAGTGCATTCCCATTCAATCAGCATCCTACACCATTTGAAATCCTGCAGCAGACAGCGATGTCGTCGCCCAATCCACTGCTACCACCAACCATCCAGCAGATGAACGTCAACATGGTACCAATGCACCGTAAGGGCAAGCCACCAAACGTTGCTGTGTATGACCCTAAAATCCGTGATGATGATCCATTCTTCAAGCACAAGTGTCGGTTCTGCCACAAGGTGTTCGGAAGCGACAGCGCTCTCCAGATCCACGTCAGATCCCATACAGGGGAACGGCCGTTTAAATGCAACATCTGTGGCAACCGCTTCTCCACCAAGGGCAACTTGAAGGTTCACTTCCAGCGCCATCAGACAAAGTACCCTCACATACAGATGGATGGCCGACCACATCCTCAGACACCACCAGACATGAGCAGCAGGAAGGCTTTCACCTTCCCAGGGTATCACCTACCAATCCCTACCATACCGAGCGATATTGCTAAACTGCCCGTGTCTCTACCAGAGCATGGTACCTCACCAAGTCTGCCGGTGACCTCTCCATCCTTGCCCAGCAACGCTACCAATCCATCGATGCCATCGCCATCCACTGGAGAGTCAGCCTCACTCTCGAACAACACCGCTGAGAACAAAGAATCCATCCCCGGCGAGGAAGATGACTACTCTGAAAACACAGAGACAGGCAATGGCGAGACAATGAAGACAGAGATGACCTCCAGTGAAGATGAGTTCAGCGTCGGAGATAAAGGAGAGACCGAGATGAACGACACAAATCAAATGACTACCTCAGCTGAAGCACCCAAAAGTCCAGCAGATGAAACCACCAAGCCTTTCTGGACAAGTTCACCTTCACGGCCCCTAAGTGATGCAGGATCGGTTACAACCGTAGTGTCAGCGATGTCCATCCCTCAAATGTCTGTACCaaacattccaaaatcagatccAGCCATAACTAGTCAATCTTTACTTCCGAAGACAACCATTACCTCACCATTCTCGTCCATCTTGGATAATAACGTCAAGACTTCGGAGACTTCCAAACTGCAGCAGCTAGTGGAGAATATAGAGCAGAAGTTGACAGACCCGAACCAGTGTGTTATATGCCACCGCATCCTCAGCTGTAAGAGCGCCCTCCAGATGCACTATCGCACACACACAGGCGAGCGTCCCTACAAGTGCAAACTGTGCACCCGCGCTTTCACCACTAAGGGAAACTTGAAGACCCACTATGGAGTGCACCGAGCCAAGCCACCAATGAGAGTCTTCCACAAATGCCCGGTCTGCCACAAGCAGTTCACCAACGCCCTGGTCTTGCAGCAGCACATCCGGATGCACACTGGGGACATGCCGCACCACATTCCCCCTGAAGTTTACACGACTCCCGAGATGCACCAGATGCACGATTTCGACCAGATGATGGAAGAGAGTATGGAAGCTGCTGAGAGTGAAGAGCACGCCAGAGCAGGCATTGAGGAGAGAGTCGAGAGAGCCATGAGCGCTGATGGCTTGGCTGAAGAATCTGAATCCATCAACAATGAAATGGCCAGCAAAGGAAGCCCAATATCATTGAGAGATGAAGGTGCGCAAGCTGAAGAGTCCACTTCAGTTGCCTCTCCCACTGCTGCCAGCACTGCTTCCCTGAGTACTCATCACAATTCCGTCGCATCCCCTGTCGCGACCGGTGCAGCATCACTGAATGCGCTTGAAAACCAGGTACGCAGCATTGCCAGTGTGATTACCCGACCACCAGTAGGCGGCGTAAAGAGCGTCGACTCCATAGCCAATGCATTGCATCACAATGCCACATCAGTGGTTTCCAGTAACAAGTCGAGAAGCATGGCAAGTCCACACACCAGTTACAGCGTAGACTCCCCAACCACCACAAACTCTCCAACCAGCAGTTTCAACATGGAGCCAGCTACCTCAGAGTCGGGTTCTCTCAGCCCAGGATTGAAGAATGATGAGCTAAGTGATACACCACTGCAGATTGACGAGTCTTATGCTAACGAAAATGGTGCCCTTGATCTGAGTTCCAAACCAACCGAGAGTAGTAATCCAAGTCCCATGTCATCGTCTTCACACCCTCTCAATACTTCTGCACCAGCCTCACCCCATGGTATCCCACTGTCTCCATCGGATGGAATGGTTAGACTGCCAACCTACACTAGGCGTGGTGCATCCAACACAACGTGCAACGTATGTGGCAAAGTCTTTGCCTGTGCGAGTGCCCTTGAGATCCACTACAGAAGCCATACCAAGGAAAGGCCTTTCTTGTGCGACATCTGTGACAAGGGCTTCTCAACCAGGGGCAACCTGAAGCAGCACATGCTCACCCACAAAATCCGTGACTTGCCGTCACAGATATTCGACACCAATATTGCGGCTAGTGCGATCTACAATATCAGCAATGGAAATGGGAGGGTACCAATGCCTCCACAAAACAACCGGGCCATTGAGAATATCCAACCAAAACCAAGGCACCAGTGCGCCTCTTGTGGTAAGCAGTTCCAGTCTGACAGCGCCCTACAGATCCACACCCGCACCCATACTGGTGAGAAGCCCTACCAGTGCAACGTGTGCAGCCGTTCATTCACCACCAAGGGTAACCTCAAGGTGCACATGGGCACCCACATGTGGAACGGAGGGGCCACACGCCGTGGTCGCCGAATGACCATCGAGCCACCTATGATTCTGAGTCCGAAGGAAGGAGAAATCTTCAGGAGCGACTTCCTCGGCCGTCGACCCATGGATGGCACTTTCTTCCAGTATCCCACCCTGACCAATGGCATTCCGATGAAACCCAACGAGATCTCGGTGATACAGAATCACAGTCCGATGCTGGCCCATGCACACATTCCAGAAACCAGTATGGCAGAGTTCATCAAGAAAGAAAATCTGATGTACGAGATGAAGAACGAGGGCGCCGCAATCAAAGTCTCCGAAAATGCTCGTCAGTAG
- the LOC139147743 gene encoding sal-like protein 3 isoform X9 — protein MTLLSAVDSTGAMSRRKQAKPQHLGSDQDTSTLLENDVTMETTGDGDGSRNDEHNDNLQSEEESDEETGGDVHVCGRCRREFIVISDFLQHKKTCSKKRIVLIFDEDEHVSENDDGPNKLNGHIKRIKTDNDVKTNQDDGRINSSEISKSDKNEDVQESTNKDEAMDCTSPESMRDNHENTNDSTTSLPLTSSCVSLENLENTHVAVAQFPTMLPLPLPASSAQHSQNVASLQEQLYALQQQQYQQLHLIQHMQHQLLSLTTVAPMAHPPSVMTTTTAPPPPPPPSLPPTPHSALSPPTSVSTPSTPHSSENNPPTFSSLPAPPAPPPPPPPPPPLTHQQVPLPAVTSTHSTMQQPNQPKQQPQPQPHQQQPPQPQPVKTSQHQVLQGPPQLPPSCLSHTAPSSTILPPTSAFPFNQHPTPFEILQQTAMSSPNPLLPPTIQQMNVNMVPMHRKGKPPNVAVYDPKIRDDDPFFKHKCRFCHKVFGSDSALQIHVRSHTGERPFKCNICGNRFSTKGNLKVHFQRHQTKYPHIQMDGRPHPQTPPDMSSRKAFTFPGYHLPIPTIPSDIAKLPVSLPEHGTSPSLPVTSPSLPSNATNPSMPSPSTGESASLSNNTAENKESIPGEEDDYSENTETGNGETMKTEMTSSEDEFSVGDKGETEMNDTNQMTTSAEAPKSPADETTKPFWTSSPSRPLSDAGSVTTVVSAMSIPQMSVPNIPKSDPAITSQSLLPKTTITSPFSSILDNNVKTSETSKLQQLVENIEQKLTDPNQCVICHRILSCKSALQMHYRTHTGERPYKCKLCTRAFTTKGNLKTHYGVHRAKPPMRVFHKCPVCHKQFTNALVLQQHIRMHTGDMPHHIPPEVYTTPEMHQMHDFDQMMEESMEAAESEEHARAGIEERVERAMSADGLAEESESINNEMASKGSPISLRDEGAQAEESTSVASPTAASTASLSTHHNSVASPVATGAASLNALENQVRSIASVITRPPVGGVKSVDSIANALHHNATSVVSSNKSRSMASPHTSYSVDSPTTTNSPTSSFNMEPATSESGSLSPGLKNDELSDTPLQIDESYANENGALDLSSKPTESSNPSPMSSSSHPLNTSAPASPHGIPLSPSDGMVRLPTYTRRGASNTTCNVCGKVFACASALEIHYRSHTKERPFLCDICDKGFSTRGNLKQHMLTHKIRDLPSQIFDTNIAASAIYNISNGNGRVPMPPQNNRAIENIQPKPRHQCASCGKQFQSDSALQIHTRTHTGEKPYQCNVCSRSFTTKGNLKVHMGTHMWNGGATRRGRRMTIEPPMILSPKEGEIFRSDFLGRRPMDGTFFQYPTLTNGIPMKPNEISVIQNHSPMLAHAHIPETSMAEFIKKENLMYEMKNEGAAIKVSENARQ, from the exons atgttaccatggaaacaacaGGAGATGGAGATG GTTCTAGAAACGACGAACACAATGATAACCTACAGAGTGAAGAAGAAAGTGACGAAGAGACCGGCGGTGATGTCCATGTATGCGGCAGATGTCGCAGGGAGTTCATCGTCATCTCTGATTTCCTCCAACACAAAAAGACATGCTCCAAGAAGCGTATTGTACTGATCTTCGATGAAGACGAACACGTCAGCGAAAACGATGACGGCCCAAATAAACTTAACGGTCATATCAAACGGATCAAGACTGACAACGATGTAAAAACTAATCAAGACGACGGAAGGATCAATTCTTCTGAAATTAGCAAATCTGATAAGAATGAAGATGTTCAAGAATCGACCAATAAGGATGAAGCTATGGACTGTACAAGCCCAGAATCCATGAGAGATAATCACGAAAATACAAATGATAGCACAACAAGTCTACCTCTTACTAGTAGCTGCGTCTCATTGGAGAATCTTGAGAACACGCATGTTGCAGTGGCCCAGTTTCCAACGATGCTACCACTGCCATTGCCAGCATCAAGTGCACAGCATTCCCAGAATGTTGCCTCCCTCCAAGAGCAGTTGTATGCCTTGCAGCAGCAGCAGTACCAGCAGCTCCACCTTATCCAACATATGCAGCACCAGTTGCTGAGCCTCACGACGGTGGCACCGATGGCGCATCCACCCTCAGttatgacaacaacaacagcaccgccgccaccaccaccaccatcattaCCTCCAACACCTCATTCAGCTCTGTCGCCCCCTACCAGCGTTAGTACTCCATCTACTCCACACAGCTCCGAAAATAATCCTCCGACATTTTCCTCGCTTCCGGCTCCACCTGCTCCGCCACCTCCTCCTCCTCCGCCACCACCATTGACTCATCAGCAGGTGCCATTACCAGCTGTTACTTCCACTCACAGCACCATGCAGCAGCCGAACCAACCGAAGCAGCAGCCGCAGCCGCAGCCACATCAGCAGCAGCCACCACAACCACAGCCTGTCAAGACCAGCCAACATCAGGTATTACAAGGTCCACCACAGCTACCACCATCCTGTCTGAGCCACACGGCGCCAAGTTCAACCATCCTACCGCCCACCAGTGCATTCCCATTCAATCAGCATCCTACACCATTTGAAATCCTGCAGCAGACAGCGATGTCGTCGCCCAATCCACTGCTACCACCAACCATCCAGCAGATGAACGTCAACATGGTACCAATGCACCGTAAGGGCAAGCCACCAAACGTTGCTGTGTATGACCCTAAAATCCGTGATGATGATCCATTCTTCAAGCACAAGTGTCGGTTCTGCCACAAGGTGTTCGGAAGCGACAGCGCTCTCCAGATCCACGTCAGATCCCATACAGGGGAACGGCCGTTTAAATGCAACATCTGTGGCAACCGCTTCTCCACCAAGGGCAACTTGAAGGTTCACTTCCAGCGCCATCAGACAAAGTACCCTCACATACAGATGGATGGCCGACCACATCCTCAGACACCACCAGACATGAGCAGCAGGAAGGCTTTCACCTTCCCAGGGTATCACCTACCAATCCCTACCATACCGAGCGATATTGCTAAACTGCCCGTGTCTCTACCAGAGCATGGTACCTCACCAAGTCTGCCGGTGACCTCTCCATCCTTGCCCAGCAACGCTACCAATCCATCGATGCCATCGCCATCCACTGGAGAGTCAGCCTCACTCTCGAACAACACCGCTGAGAACAAAGAATCCATCCCCGGCGAGGAAGATGACTACTCTGAAAACACAGAGACAGGCAATGGCGAGACAATGAAGACAGAGATGACCTCCAGTGAAGATGAGTTCAGCGTCGGAGATAAAGGAGAGACCGAGATGAACGACACAAATCAAATGACTACCTCAGCTGAAGCACCCAAAAGTCCAGCAGATGAAACCACCAAGCCTTTCTGGACAAGTTCACCTTCACGGCCCCTAAGTGATGCAGGATCGGTTACAACCGTAGTGTCAGCGATGTCCATCCCTCAAATGTCTGTACCaaacattccaaaatcagatccAGCCATAACTAGTCAATCTTTACTTCCGAAGACAACCATTACCTCACCATTCTCGTCCATCTTGGATAATAACGTCAAGACTTCGGAGACTTCCAAACTGCAGCAGCTAGTGGAGAATATAGAGCAGAAGTTGACAGACCCGAACCAGTGTGTTATATGCCACCGCATCCTCAGCTGTAAGAGCGCCCTCCAGATGCACTATCGCACACACACAGGCGAGCGTCCCTACAAGTGCAAACTGTGCACCCGCGCTTTCACCACTAAGGGAAACTTGAAGACCCACTATGGAGTGCACCGAGCCAAGCCACCAATGAGAGTCTTCCACAAATGCCCGGTCTGCCACAAGCAGTTCACCAACGCCCTGGTCTTGCAGCAGCACATCCGGATGCACACTGGGGACATGCCGCACCACATTCCCCCTGAAGTTTACACGACTCCCGAGATGCACCAGATGCACGATTTCGACCAGATGATGGAAGAGAGTATGGAAGCTGCTGAGAGTGAAGAGCACGCCAGAGCAGGCATTGAGGAGAGAGTCGAGAGAGCCATGAGCGCTGATGGCTTGGCTGAAGAATCTGAATCCATCAACAATGAAATGGCCAGCAAAGGAAGCCCAATATCATTGAGAGATGAAGGTGCGCAAGCTGAAGAGTCCACTTCAGTTGCCTCTCCCACTGCTGCCAGCACTGCTTCCCTGAGTACTCATCACAATTCCGTCGCATCCCCTGTCGCGACCGGTGCAGCATCACTGAATGCGCTTGAAAACCAGGTACGCAGCATTGCCAGTGTGATTACCCGACCACCAGTAGGCGGCGTAAAGAGCGTCGACTCCATAGCCAATGCATTGCATCACAATGCCACATCAGTGGTTTCCAGTAACAAGTCGAGAAGCATGGCAAGTCCACACACCAGTTACAGCGTAGACTCCCCAACCACCACAAACTCTCCAACCAGCAGTTTCAACATGGAGCCAGCTACCTCAGAGTCGGGTTCTCTCAGCCCAGGATTGAAGAATGATGAGCTAAGTGATACACCACTGCAGATTGACGAGTCTTATGCTAACGAAAATGGTGCCCTTGATCTGAGTTCCAAACCAACCGAGAGTAGTAATCCAAGTCCCATGTCATCGTCTTCACACCCTCTCAATACTTCTGCACCAGCCTCACCCCATGGTATCCCACTGTCTCCATCGGATGGAATGGTTAGACTGCCAACCTACACTAGGCGTGGTGCATCCAACACAACGTGCAACGTATGTGGCAAAGTCTTTGCCTGTGCGAGTGCCCTTGAGATCCACTACAGAAGCCATACCAAGGAAAGGCCTTTCTTGTGCGACATCTGTGACAAGGGCTTCTCAACCAGGGGCAACCTGAAGCAGCACATGCTCACCCACAAAATCCGTGACTTGCCGTCACAGATATTCGACACCAATATTGCGGCTAGTGCGATCTACAATATCAGCAATGGAAATGGGAGGGTACCAATGCCTCCACAAAACAACCGGGCCATTGAGAATATCCAACCAAAACCAAGGCACCAGTGCGCCTCTTGTGGTAAGCAGTTCCAGTCTGACAGCGCCCTACAGATCCACACCCGCACCCATACTGGTGAGAAGCCCTACCAGTGCAACGTGTGCAGCCGTTCATTCACCACCAAGGGTAACCTCAAGGTGCACATGGGCACCCACATGTGGAACGGAGGGGCCACACGCCGTGGTCGCCGAATGACCATCGAGCCACCTATGATTCTGAGTCCGAAGGAAGGAGAAATCTTCAGGAGCGACTTCCTCGGCCGTCGACCCATGGATGGCACTTTCTTCCAGTATCCCACCCTGACCAATGGCATTCCGATGAAACCCAACGAGATCTCGGTGATACAGAATCACAGTCCGATGCTGGCCCATGCACACATTCCAGAAACCAGTATGGCAGAGTTCATCAAGAAAGAAAATCTGATGTACGAGATGAAGAACGAGGGCGCCGCAATCAAAGTCTCCGAAAATGCTCGTCAGTAG